A window of the Virgibacillus pantothenticus genome harbors these coding sequences:
- a CDS encoding DUF5067 domain-containing protein: MKKYLFVLFAVMLVVLSACGGSTESKDTEKGESKESADAASEESKDKAETNENEDVYFKDNEAKIEDLKIKITETKVIPAGEPGNEDGEKPVFAIWYEVTNFTDKEIDPSTAWIAVFTAVQDNDPNAVNELELGSLPDENHLDTQLEKIKKDGTVENSVAYELDDLETPVTLVASQGAMGEELGRQEYEIK, encoded by the coding sequence ATGAAAAAATACTTATTTGTTTTATTTGCTGTAATGTTAGTAGTTTTATCTGCATGCGGTGGATCAACCGAGAGTAAAGATACAGAAAAAGGAGAAAGCAAAGAAAGCGCTGATGCAGCGAGCGAAGAAAGCAAAGATAAAGCAGAAACAAACGAAAACGAAGATGTATATTTCAAAGATAACGAAGCTAAAATTGAAGATTTAAAAATTAAAATAACAGAAACGAAGGTTATACCTGCTGGAGAACCAGGAAACGAAGATGGAGAAAAACCAGTTTTTGCTATTTGGTATGAAGTAACGAACTTTACTGATAAAGAGATAGATCCATCAACAGCTTGGATAGCAGTATTTACAGCGGTGCAAGACAATGATCCAAATGCAGTAAATGAATTGGAATTGGGTAGCTTGCCTGATGAAAATCACTTAGATACGCAATTGGAAAAAATAAAGAAAGATGGTACTGTAGAAAACTCCGTCGCTTATGAATTAGATGATTTAGAAACTCCTGTAACTTTAGTAGCCAGTCAAGGAGCTATGGGTGAAGAGCTAGGCAGACAAGAATATGAAATAAAATAA
- a CDS encoding DMT family transporter, with protein sequence MGIVILLISTICAVIGHIFVKKSEGMAKMNHTIFALISFLTAIILLSIAIKYMNMGIAFAIWSGLSIVFNNLFNIIVYKEEFTLRKLKGLALIVVGVIILEAF encoded by the coding sequence ATGGGAATAGTTATTTTGTTAATATCAACGATATGTGCTGTAATAGGTCATATTTTCGTAAAAAAATCTGAAGGTATGGCAAAAATGAATCACACTATTTTTGCTTTGATTTCATTTTTGACAGCTATCATTTTACTGTCTATAGCCATAAAATATATGAATATGGGTATAGCTTTTGCGATTTGGTCAGGTCTATCCATTGTGTTTAATAACTTATTTAACATCATCGTATACAAAGAAGAATTTACGTTACGGAAATTAAAAGGTCTAGCCCTTATTGTTGTAGGAGTAATTATATTAGAAGCCTTTTAA
- a CDS encoding DMT family transporter, which translates to MKFWIGLSLAILFEVMGVVFLSYSYGLTKLIPSIIAITFYLFSILLYMGSTRGKEVGVVGALFAGLGTVIVLLVGFFLFNEKVSTLNLIGVILILTGVTSLSRKPHQAKGVVH; encoded by the coding sequence ATGAAATTCTGGATAGGTTTATCATTAGCTATTCTATTCGAAGTAATGGGTGTAGTTTTTTTAAGTTATTCTTACGGTTTAACTAAATTGATCCCTAGTATCATAGCAATTACCTTTTATCTTTTCTCTATATTATTATATATGGGGAGTACTAGAGGGAAAGAGGTAGGGGTAGTTGGTGCTTTATTTGCAGGACTTGGCACAGTTATCGTCCTTTTAGTAGGATTCTTTTTATTTAATGAAAAAGTATCTACACTGAACTTAATAGGCGTTATTCTAATTCTCACAGGTGTTACCAGTCTTAGTAGGAAGCCTCATCAAGCAAAAGGAGTGGTTCACTGA
- the sufB gene encoding Fe-S cluster assembly protein SufB — translation MAKNMPEIEEYKYGFRDRDVSVFRSGKGLTREIVEEISRMKEEPQWMLDYRLKALEHFYERPMPQWGGDLSELNFDEIVYYVKPSEKQGRTWDEVPEEIKRTFDKLGIPEAEQKYLAGVSAQYESEVVYHSLKEDLEEMGIVFKDTDTALKENEELFKEYFGKVIPATDNKFAALNSAVWSGGSFIYVPKGVQTTTPLQAYFRINSENMGQFERTLIIVDEGASVHYVEGCTAPIYTTNSLHSAVVEIFVKKDAYCRYTTIQNWANNVYNLVTKRATCDENATMEWIDGNIGSKITMKYPAVLLKGEGARGYTLSIAFAGKGQLQDAGAKMHHLAPNTSSSIVSKSISKNGGKVSYRGLVHFGRKASGARSNIECDTLIMDNESTSDTIPYNEIHNDNISLEHEAKVSKVSEEQLFYLMSRGLTEEEATEMIVMGFIEPFTKELPMEYAVEMNRLISFEMEGSIG, via the coding sequence ATGGCAAAAAATATGCCAGAAATCGAAGAGTATAAATATGGTTTTCGTGATCGTGACGTTTCTGTCTTTCGTTCAGGAAAAGGCTTGACTCGTGAAATTGTTGAAGAGATTTCCAGAATGAAAGAGGAGCCACAATGGATGCTTGACTACCGCCTTAAAGCATTGGAGCATTTTTACGAGCGTCCAATGCCACAATGGGGTGGCGACCTATCTGAGTTAAACTTTGATGAGATTGTCTACTATGTAAAGCCTTCAGAAAAACAAGGAAGAACGTGGGATGAGGTCCCAGAAGAAATTAAGCGGACGTTTGATAAACTGGGGATTCCTGAAGCAGAGCAAAAATATTTAGCAGGTGTTTCTGCACAGTATGAATCCGAAGTTGTTTATCATAGCTTAAAAGAAGATTTGGAAGAGATGGGAATTGTCTTTAAGGATACCGATACGGCGTTAAAGGAAAACGAAGAGCTGTTCAAAGAGTATTTCGGTAAAGTTATCCCGGCAACGGACAATAAATTTGCTGCCTTAAACTCAGCTGTGTGGTCTGGTGGCTCGTTCATTTATGTACCAAAAGGTGTACAGACAACAACCCCATTGCAAGCTTACTTCCGTATAAATTCGGAAAACATGGGACAGTTTGAGCGTACGCTAATTATCGTTGATGAAGGGGCTTCTGTTCATTATGTAGAAGGTTGTACAGCACCAATCTATACAACGAATTCCTTGCACAGTGCTGTAGTAGAAATTTTTGTTAAAAAAGATGCATACTGCCGCTATACAACGATCCAAAACTGGGCGAACAACGTTTATAACCTAGTAACTAAGCGAGCTACTTGTGATGAAAATGCAACGATGGAATGGATCGACGGTAACATTGGCTCTAAAATTACTATGAAATATCCTGCAGTTTTACTAAAAGGCGAAGGAGCTCGTGGTTATACGCTCTCCATTGCCTTTGCTGGAAAAGGTCAATTACAAGATGCCGGCGCTAAAATGCATCATCTAGCACCAAATACGTCATCTTCCATTGTGTCGAAATCTATTTCAAAAAATGGCGGAAAAGTATCCTACCGTGGGCTAGTGCATTTTGGACGTAAAGCATCAGGCGCTCGTTCCAACATCGAATGTGATACGCTCATTATGGATAACGAATCAACGTCTGATACTATTCCCTACAATGAAATTCACAATGACAATATTTCATTAGAGCATGAAGCAAAAGTATCTAAAGTTTCTGAAGAACAGCTATTCTATCTAATGAGCCGTGGCTTAACAGAAGAGGAAGCAACAGAAATGATTGTAATGGGCTTTATCGAGCCATTTACAAAAGAATTGCCAATGGAATATGCAGTGGAAATGAACCGATTGATTAGCTTCGAGATGGAAGGTTCGATTGGTTAA
- the sufU gene encoding Fe-S cluster assembly sulfur transfer protein SufU, with translation MAFNNLDTLYRQVIMDHYKNPRNKGRIDGDALTVDMNNPTCGDRIQLNMQVEDGIVKEAKFEGEGCSISMASASMMTQAIKGLEVEKAIKMSHIFSKMMLGEDVDTEELDLGDIEALQGVSKFPARIKCATLSWKAMEKGVKGE, from the coding sequence ATGGCTTTTAATAACCTAGATACACTCTACAGACAAGTAATTATGGATCATTATAAAAATCCACGAAACAAAGGTAGAATAGACGGGGATGCTCTTACTGTCGATATGAATAACCCAACCTGCGGAGATCGCATTCAGCTTAACATGCAAGTGGAAGATGGAATTGTCAAAGAAGCTAAATTTGAAGGTGAAGGCTGTTCCATTAGCATGGCTTCAGCTTCTATGATGACACAAGCGATTAAAGGGTTAGAGGTAGAAAAAGCTATAAAAATGTCCCATATTTTTTCCAAAATGATGTTGGGAGAAGATGTCGATACGGAAGAGTTAGATTTAGGAGATATTGAAGCACTTCAAGGTGTATCCAAGTTCCCTGCGAGAATTAAATGTGCCACCCTATCCTGGAAAGCAATGGAAAAGGGTGTTAAAGGCGAATAA
- a CDS encoding cysteine desulfurase: MDVKAIREQFPILNQEVNGHPFVYLDSSATSQKPIQVIEAVDTYYRSYNSNVHRGVHTLGTKATSAYEGAREKVRRFIHASSSAEIIFTRGTTTAINTVATSYARANLKAGDEIVITPMEHHSNIIPWQQAAKATGAALKYIPMQEDGTIRLEDVRKTITKQTKVVAMTHVSNVLGTINPIQEVASIAHEHGAVLLVDGAQGAPHMKVDVQELDCDFYAFSGHKMGAPTGIGVLYGKKELLENMEPVEFGGEMIDFVNLYDSTWKELPWKFEGGTPIIAGAIGLGAAIDFLEDIGMDNITKHEEKLAQYAMQKMQAMDGITVYGPEHRAALITFNLDDVHPHDTATVLDAEGIAVRAGHHCAQPLMRWLNVTATARASFYLYNTAEDVDRLVDGLQKTKEYFGNGF; the protein is encoded by the coding sequence ATGGATGTAAAAGCCATTCGTGAGCAATTTCCTATTCTAAACCAGGAAGTGAATGGCCATCCTTTTGTTTATTTGGATTCTTCAGCAACGTCACAAAAACCGATCCAGGTGATTGAAGCTGTCGATACCTATTATCGTTCATATAATTCAAATGTTCATCGTGGTGTGCATACACTTGGAACGAAAGCAACTTCTGCTTATGAGGGAGCAAGAGAAAAAGTTCGCCGATTTATTCATGCTTCCAGCAGTGCGGAAATTATTTTTACACGGGGAACAACAACAGCGATTAATACAGTTGCTACAAGTTATGCACGTGCTAACTTAAAAGCTGGGGATGAGATTGTAATTACACCAATGGAGCATCATAGTAATATCATCCCTTGGCAGCAAGCTGCTAAAGCCACTGGTGCTGCATTAAAATATATACCAATGCAAGAGGATGGGACAATTAGGTTAGAGGATGTTAGGAAAACCATTACGAAGCAAACAAAAGTTGTTGCCATGACACATGTATCCAATGTATTGGGGACGATTAATCCGATTCAAGAAGTAGCTTCTATAGCCCATGAACATGGAGCTGTCTTGCTAGTAGACGGGGCACAAGGCGCACCACATATGAAAGTAGATGTACAGGAGCTTGATTGCGATTTCTACGCCTTTTCTGGTCATAAGATGGGCGCTCCAACTGGCATTGGGGTACTTTATGGAAAGAAAGAGCTGCTTGAAAATATGGAACCAGTTGAGTTTGGTGGAGAAATGATTGATTTTGTAAATCTTTATGATTCCACATGGAAAGAGCTTCCGTGGAAATTTGAAGGTGGGACACCAATCATTGCTGGAGCTATCGGCTTAGGAGCAGCTATCGATTTTTTGGAAGATATTGGTATGGACAATATCACCAAGCATGAAGAAAAGCTAGCGCAATATGCGATGCAAAAGATGCAAGCGATGGATGGCATTACGGTTTATGGTCCAGAGCATCGCGCTGCACTTATTACCTTTAATCTTGATGATGTTCACCCTCACGATACAGCTACTGTCCTAGACGCAGAAGGCATTGCGGTTCGAGCTGGACACCATTGTGCTCAACCATTAATGCGCTGGTTAAATGTGACAGCGACTGCAAGAGCAAGCTTCTATCTGTATAACACAGCAGAAGATGTCGATCGTCTGGTGGATGGACTTCAGAAAACAAAGGAGTATTTTGGGAATGGCTTTTAA
- the sufD gene encoding Fe-S cluster assembly protein SufD, with translation MTVETKLPYNKEYIEQFSKERNEPQWMLDLRLQALSSAEGLELPKPDKTKIGKWNFTEFKHTATGEEITSLQDLPVELQEYLDENDLPENLLIQRNHSVAYSTLSKELQDKGVIFTDIFTALLNHSDLVQRYYMKDAVSVDEHRLTAMHAALMNGGVFVYIPKNVIVEAPLQTIFWQEDPEVAMFNHVLVVAEQGSSLTYVENYISHNKNEPTVANIVTEVIAQDNAKISFGAVDNFAAGTTAYNNRRGVAYRDANIDWALGQMNDGNTVSENITHLVGENSLSNAKTVSVGRGKQTQNFTAKIVHFGKNSEGYILQHGVMKDSATSIFNGIGKIEHGASKANAEQESRVLMLSEKARGDANPILLIDEDDVTAGHAASVGRVDPLQLYYLMSRGITQEEAERLIIHGFLAPVVNQLPIEAVKNQLTQVIERKVY, from the coding sequence ATGACTGTAGAAACAAAGCTGCCATATAATAAAGAATACATTGAACAGTTTTCGAAAGAACGAAACGAGCCACAATGGATGTTGGATTTACGTCTTCAGGCGCTAAGCAGTGCTGAAGGCTTGGAGCTACCAAAGCCAGATAAAACGAAAATTGGTAAGTGGAATTTTACCGAGTTTAAGCATACAGCAACAGGCGAGGAGATTACTTCTTTACAAGATCTACCTGTTGAATTACAGGAATATCTAGATGAAAACGATTTACCGGAGAACCTCCTGATTCAGCGCAATCATTCTGTTGCCTACAGTACGTTAAGTAAAGAGTTACAAGATAAAGGTGTTATTTTTACCGATATTTTTACTGCATTACTAAATCATAGTGATCTCGTACAGCGTTATTATATGAAAGATGCCGTATCTGTTGATGAGCACCGTTTAACCGCAATGCATGCAGCTTTAATGAACGGCGGAGTTTTTGTCTACATTCCTAAAAATGTCATTGTGGAAGCACCGCTGCAAACGATTTTCTGGCAGGAAGATCCAGAAGTAGCTATGTTTAACCACGTGCTTGTAGTGGCAGAACAAGGCAGTTCATTAACTTATGTAGAAAACTATATTTCTCACAATAAGAATGAACCTACGGTTGCGAATATTGTAACGGAGGTCATTGCACAAGACAATGCAAAGATCTCATTTGGAGCGGTTGATAATTTTGCAGCAGGTACAACAGCATACAATAACCGTCGTGGCGTTGCTTATCGTGACGCTAACATTGACTGGGCATTGGGACAAATGAATGATGGGAATACGGTTTCTGAAAATATTACCCATCTAGTTGGTGAAAATTCGTTGTCTAATGCAAAAACAGTATCTGTTGGTCGTGGAAAGCAGACGCAAAACTTTACTGCGAAAATTGTCCATTTCGGTAAAAATTCAGAAGGCTATATTTTACAACATGGCGTGATGAAAGATAGTGCTACTTCTATTTTTAACGGCATTGGGAAAATTGAGCATGGCGCTTCCAAAGCAAATGCCGAACAAGAATCTCGTGTGCTTATGCTAAGTGAAAAAGCGCGTGGGGATGCAAACCCGATTCTATTAATTGATGAAGACGATGTAACAGCTGGTCACGCAGCTTCTGTCGGGAGAGTTGATCCACTGCAGTTGTATTATTTAATGAGCCGAGGGATTACCCAAGAAGAAGCCGAGCGTTTAATCATTCATGGCTTCTTAGCACCTGTTGTAAATCAATTACCGATCGAAGCAGTTAAAAATCAATTAACGCAGGTCATTGAAAGGAAGGTATATTAA
- the sufC gene encoding Fe-S cluster assembly ATPase SufC: MAGSTLEIKNLHVSIEDKEILKGVNLTIKGGEFHAIMGPNGTGKSTLASAIMGHPKYEVTEGSILLDGEDVLEMEVDERARAGLFLAMQYPSEISGVTTSDFLRSSMNARRGEGNEISLMKFIKEMDSVLDYLEIDKNMAQRYLNEGFSGGEKKRNEILQLMLLKPEIAILDEIDSGLDIDALKVVSKGINKLRDDNFGCLIITHYQRLLNYITPDFVHVMMQGRVVKSGGPELAKRLESEGYEWIKEELGIEDHTVEQNA; this comes from the coding sequence ATGGCTGGATCAACGCTAGAAATCAAGAATCTACATGTATCAATCGAAGACAAGGAGATACTGAAAGGTGTCAACCTAACAATAAAAGGTGGAGAATTCCATGCAATTATGGGGCCCAACGGTACCGGTAAATCTACACTAGCTTCTGCTATCATGGGGCATCCAAAGTATGAAGTTACTGAAGGAAGCATCTTATTAGATGGAGAAGATGTATTGGAAATGGAAGTAGATGAGCGTGCTAGAGCTGGATTGTTTTTAGCTATGCAATACCCTAGTGAAATTAGCGGTGTTACCACTTCCGACTTTCTACGTTCTTCTATGAATGCTCGCCGGGGCGAAGGAAATGAGATCTCTTTAATGAAATTTATTAAAGAAATGGACAGTGTACTTGATTATTTAGAGATTGATAAGAACATGGCACAAAGATATCTAAATGAAGGTTTTTCAGGCGGGGAGAAAAAACGTAATGAAATTCTTCAGCTTATGTTGTTAAAACCGGAAATTGCGATTTTAGATGAAATCGACTCTGGGTTGGATATAGATGCGTTAAAGGTTGTTTCTAAAGGTATTAACAAGCTTCGTGATGACAACTTCGGCTGCTTGATTATTACTCACTATCAACGTTTATTAAACTATATAACTCCAGATTTTGTACATGTTATGATGCAAGGTCGTGTTGTTAAATCTGGCGGTCCAGAATTAGCAAAACGTCTTGAGTCAGAGGGTTATGAGTGGATCAAAGAAGAGCTTGGTATCGAAGACCATACTGTTGAGCAAAATGCGTAA